One segment of Desulfosudis oleivorans Hxd3 DNA contains the following:
- a CDS encoding toxin TcdB middle/N-terminal domain-containing protein: protein MVMHIETSVKWLLVGLFFFALCLVSGTATADVSDTTQEMTYLYTGAKAMPQTMASTGAASTSIPIAVPPGRAGLAPQLSINYNSYAKDGVAGLGWSLAVPFIQRSTKDGLDCSADDFMVNGSDELVPRPGTNTFGAKIEGGFSKYRLWAVNDYWEVTATNGTRYFYGYRDASESANSRLSSAYCNKTVVWYLDYVIDTNGNYMTFDYIIDENTVYIYQIKYTGNANTFDAPKNSVIFGYEIRPDKPHVYPFNDDARMQKRMTAIKVKGNNRAVRKYVLGYDNPETGMYTGRSLLTSVTQYGYDNDGIEHALPAQTFEYYEEQADYRAANEWVSGGPWAQVPYSQPYGFADFNGDNRADFWYVPISGPLEIWVRLANAAGDGFKTASKWATMDNIIGGGDSFWSPTFLMALECKGFADLDRDGKLDLWYLRYATDQEFQCTDGFCLPVYPLNVELVVCLSTGSDFGAPQQWASFTPMPTPLTGSFGFDPESGRRFSNCRGMDDINGDGMQDFWFVTNERKVLVGFSDGSSFGSVTQRTTLPAGSQNNYTGGYLHGFADLNGDGKADLWDIYVSPDTNAYGLYARLSQGETFGPRKRWHDLGYVTWAWTSLLQWWRGFADFNGDGKQDFWYFPSNDGQPVPYGSIRIALSSGDPDVGFVQESTWASYTPTANNRAGFGFADIDGDGKADFFRSDNAENIIKVRQSTGYDFKPLAAWATLPTYIPDCNRHFADFNGDGKLDYWYLYAGVHVGLSRTNPVGLLKEIDNGMGGTFTLDYTPSSAYDNLCLPMVLQTVSSITADDGRGNTYTTSYDYEDGYYDYPDKEFRGFRYSMQTGPDGTFQKTKFIIDDTWLKNRINWAKTWSPLANPDVNDPISDVDYSWEKTFLNTEETCAFVYLWKTRVDTTVGGVSSFTRDLTTYQDTLSSGFFDLSTTVSTCGSDGVNFETITTTKTLENQGGWTWRVAEETLSGNQSGLKRQTTYTYDSNGNLETKTLYNDTGTSPMFSYTYDAYGNLETETDAENNPPTVFEYDATTHTFPTRIIAPSTNGVSHVIEKTYDLRRGKVKTETDENGHTTTYHYDPFGRTERIDAPPNTAGQFGQIAYIYDDDAATRKVISLVKEDANDVWVKDGNGGVGYEGYISDSIYAYAWMDGLGRRIKTKTKGIKLVEGQPTATAVLTDFYYDAYGRQNLVKGPYFNGDEPYPQVQTYYDPDMPQKPVKIETWDSALGAIATNFSYSGLATTITDPDGGKKTDIKDCRGNLIGVVEYNDSGAQYYTTYEYNAVGELTRVEDHLGNVTSIEYNTLGQKTSMNDPDMGEWFYTYTPNGSLDTQTDPMGQAVSFEYDELGRVTDKIYSANGNNVTYAYDTGTNGIGRLYQVSNFVSTLAPYVITTYDAYDQMGNPVQVTQEMAKAGSTPRTYTSGASYDITGRPQEVYYPDGFWVGYDYYANTGLLKEVKGAYDLNPHTYAAYADYDPSGRIKQMGFGNEVYHTYTYDQSSRRLVGFVTEDKNDPQQPIILQHRTYTYSKAGDVTSIADGLLGMTYHYTYDKLHRLTSETVTGNVPSIITQASVMNFDDYASGPAAHGVDTLTLDSMTQTGQEYGYNYDATGNMISAPDFTDPNQPATRSIEYNADGMPVYVGHSAHGATEIAYDGDGARAIKASGIHDIYYVTGSFQVEESSGAAVRTTKYIFAGNARIAMIATVGAADTTRYFHTDHLGSTTVLTDETGQVAYGFGYLPYGLDREPGTNDPTPYKFTGQEQDSETGLYNYNARLYDPAIGLFTRADTIVPNFADPQTLNRYTYCRNNPLVYVDPSGHVFGIDDAIIIAAVVKGAAYGAAINATVAAATGGDIGQAALTGAIQGAIFGGIHCIPGMGEGVNAFSAAKQATVHFMGGMVGGGISAAVTGGDVGQGAVIGGLSAGVGKFAGMKYLDGENWGVQLGGRSLLGGTFGGVAAEMSGGDFGDGFVQGARMAAIAMICNDMNQTMFDSLSKLWWNDGKNNNDPRMNPYARKKPYEGTYEGGIDAIGAIGEAIKPDMEGMAARIQWQLKVSGLEEAINAGPLHPLHWEQTALWGFSGIWLRQDYYLNEPWGHTVSGSH, encoded by the coding sequence ATGGTGATGCACATCGAAACCTCAGTCAAATGGTTACTGGTCGGACTTTTTTTCTTTGCATTGTGCCTGGTATCCGGCACGGCAACAGCCGATGTCTCAGACACCACCCAGGAGATGACCTACCTGTACACCGGCGCCAAGGCCATGCCCCAGACCATGGCATCCACCGGCGCGGCATCCACCAGTATTCCGATTGCGGTCCCGCCGGGCCGGGCCGGGCTTGCCCCTCAACTGTCCATCAACTATAACAGCTATGCAAAAGACGGGGTCGCCGGCCTTGGCTGGTCACTGGCCGTCCCCTTTATCCAGCGCTCCACGAAAGACGGGCTGGACTGTTCGGCAGATGATTTCATGGTCAACGGCTCCGACGAACTGGTCCCTCGTCCGGGCACCAACACGTTTGGCGCAAAAATCGAAGGCGGTTTTTCAAAGTACCGGCTCTGGGCCGTCAACGATTACTGGGAGGTCACGGCCACCAACGGCACCCGGTATTTCTACGGCTACCGGGACGCCTCCGAGTCCGCAAACTCCCGGCTGTCATCCGCCTATTGCAACAAAACCGTTGTCTGGTACCTCGATTACGTGATCGACACCAACGGCAACTACATGACCTTTGACTACATCATTGATGAGAACACGGTCTACATTTATCAGATCAAGTATACCGGCAACGCCAATACCTTTGACGCCCCCAAAAACTCCGTGATCTTTGGTTACGAAATCCGGCCGGATAAACCGCATGTTTATCCATTCAATGATGATGCCCGAATGCAAAAACGGATGACCGCCATCAAAGTGAAGGGTAATAACAGAGCCGTAAGAAAGTATGTGCTGGGTTACGACAATCCGGAAACCGGCATGTACACCGGCCGGTCCCTGCTTACGTCGGTCACCCAGTATGGATATGATAACGACGGCATTGAACATGCCCTTCCGGCCCAGACCTTTGAATATTACGAAGAGCAGGCCGACTACAGGGCGGCGAATGAATGGGTGTCCGGCGGACCATGGGCACAGGTGCCATACAGCCAGCCATACGGTTTTGCCGACTTTAACGGAGATAACAGAGCCGACTTCTGGTATGTTCCTATTAGTGGCCCGTTAGAAATCTGGGTAAGGCTTGCCAATGCGGCAGGCGACGGTTTTAAAACCGCCTCCAAATGGGCCACCATGGACAATATCATCGGGGGGGGGGATTCCTTCTGGTCACCGACATTTCTCATGGCACTGGAATGCAAGGGATTTGCCGACCTGGACCGGGACGGTAAACTGGACCTCTGGTACCTGAGATACGCAACCGACCAGGAATTCCAATGCACGGATGGTTTTTGTTTGCCTGTGTATCCTCTTAACGTGGAACTGGTGGTCTGCCTCTCCACCGGCAGTGATTTTGGCGCCCCTCAGCAGTGGGCCTCTTTTACCCCCATGCCGACTCCGTTGACTGGTTCTTTCGGCTTCGACCCGGAATCCGGCCGTCGTTTTTCCAACTGCCGGGGCATGGATGATATCAACGGTGACGGCATGCAGGACTTCTGGTTTGTGACCAATGAGCGTAAGGTGCTTGTGGGCTTTTCAGACGGTTCCAGTTTTGGTTCTGTCACCCAGCGTACCACGCTTCCGGCCGGTTCGCAGAACAACTATACCGGGGGATATTTACATGGCTTTGCCGACCTGAACGGCGACGGTAAAGCAGACCTGTGGGACATCTATGTGTCGCCTGATACCAACGCCTACGGATTGTATGCCAGGCTCTCCCAGGGCGAGACCTTTGGCCCGCGAAAACGCTGGCACGATCTGGGATACGTGACGTGGGCCTGGACTTCCCTCCTGCAATGGTGGCGGGGGTTTGCCGATTTTAACGGGGACGGTAAGCAGGACTTCTGGTATTTCCCTTCAAATGATGGCCAGCCCGTTCCCTATGGCTCCATCCGCATTGCCCTGTCTTCCGGTGACCCGGACGTCGGGTTTGTTCAGGAAAGCACATGGGCATCCTATACACCGACAGCAAACAACCGTGCCGGTTTCGGGTTTGCCGATATCGACGGCGACGGCAAGGCCGATTTTTTCCGGTCGGATAATGCTGAAAACATTATCAAGGTAAGGCAGTCCACCGGCTATGACTTCAAACCGCTTGCCGCATGGGCGACCCTTCCCACCTATATTCCGGACTGTAACCGCCATTTTGCTGATTTTAACGGCGACGGCAAGCTGGACTACTGGTATCTGTATGCCGGTGTGCATGTGGGGCTTTCCCGCACCAACCCGGTGGGCCTGCTCAAAGAGATCGACAACGGCATGGGCGGCACCTTTACCCTGGACTATACCCCCTCTTCCGCCTATGACAACCTGTGTCTGCCCATGGTTCTTCAGACCGTGTCCTCTATCACCGCGGACGACGGCCGTGGCAACACCTACACCACTTCCTATGATTATGAAGACGGCTATTATGACTATCCGGACAAGGAGTTCCGGGGGTTTCGATACTCCATGCAGACCGGGCCGGACGGCACCTTTCAGAAAACAAAATTCATCATTGACGACACATGGTTGAAAAACCGGATCAACTGGGCAAAAACATGGTCTCCCCTGGCAAACCCGGATGTTAACGACCCGATCAGTGACGTGGACTACTCATGGGAAAAAACGTTTCTTAACACCGAAGAGACCTGCGCGTTTGTCTACCTGTGGAAAACCCGGGTAGACACCACTGTGGGCGGGGTCAGCTCCTTTACCCGGGACCTGACAACCTATCAGGACACCCTGTCAAGCGGGTTTTTCGATCTTTCCACCACGGTTTCCACCTGCGGGTCGGACGGCGTGAACTTTGAAACCATCACCACGACAAAAACACTGGAAAACCAGGGTGGCTGGACATGGCGCGTGGCAGAAGAGACCCTCTCCGGCAATCAAAGCGGTTTAAAACGCCAGACCACATACACCTACGACAGCAACGGCAACCTTGAAACCAAAACCCTGTATAATGACACGGGCACAAGCCCGATGTTTTCGTATACCTACGACGCCTATGGCAATCTTGAAACCGAAACCGACGCGGAAAACAACCCCCCAACCGTGTTTGAATACGATGCCACCACCCACACCTTTCCCACCCGGATCATTGCGCCGTCCACCAACGGCGTGTCTCATGTTATTGAAAAGACCTATGACCTGCGCCGGGGCAAGGTAAAAACAGAAACCGATGAAAACGGCCACACCACCACCTACCATTACGACCCCTTTGGCAGAACAGAACGCATTGACGCGCCGCCCAACACCGCCGGCCAGTTCGGCCAGATCGCCTATATTTACGATGACGATGCCGCCACCCGCAAGGTGATCTCCCTGGTCAAGGAAGACGCCAATGATGTGTGGGTAAAAGACGGCAACGGCGGGGTCGGGTACGAAGGCTATATCAGCGACAGCATCTATGCTTATGCGTGGATGGACGGACTTGGCAGAAGAATAAAGACCAAGACCAAGGGCATCAAGCTGGTGGAGGGCCAGCCCACGGCAACAGCCGTGCTTACGGACTTCTATTACGACGCCTATGGCCGTCAGAACCTTGTAAAAGGCCCCTATTTTAACGGCGACGAGCCCTATCCCCAGGTGCAGACCTACTATGACCCGGACATGCCGCAAAAGCCGGTCAAAATAGAGACCTGGGACAGCGCCCTGGGCGCCATTGCCACAAACTTCTCATACAGCGGTCTTGCCACCACCATCACCGACCCGGACGGCGGCAAAAAAACAGATATCAAGGACTGCCGGGGCAACCTGATCGGTGTTGTCGAATACAACGACAGCGGCGCCCAGTATTACACCACCTATGAATACAACGCCGTGGGCGAACTGACCCGGGTGGAAGACCACCTGGGCAATGTCACCTCAATCGAATACAACACCCTGGGTCAGAAAACCTCGATGAATGACCCGGACATGGGAGAGTGGTTCTACACCTACACCCCCAACGGCAGCCTGGACACCCAGACCGACCCCATGGGCCAGGCGGTGAGCTTTGAATATGACGAACTGGGCCGGGTGACGGACAAGATATATTCAGCCAACGGCAACAACGTGACCTATGCGTACGACACCGGCACCAACGGCATCGGCCGGCTCTACCAGGTCTCCAACTTTGTCTCCACCCTGGCGCCCTATGTAATCACCACGTACGACGCTTACGACCAGATGGGCAACCCGGTCCAGGTGACCCAGGAGATGGCCAAGGCCGGCAGTACGCCCCGCACCTACACCTCGGGCGCGTCTTACGACATCACGGGCCGTCCACAGGAGGTCTACTATCCGGACGGCTTCTGGGTGGGCTACGACTATTACGCAAACACAGGCCTGTTAAAAGAGGTCAAAGGCGCCTACGACCTTAATCCTCACACCTATGCCGCCTATGCCGATTATGACCCCTCCGGCCGCATCAAGCAGATGGGTTTTGGCAACGAGGTCTATCACACCTACACCTACGACCAATCCTCCAGGCGGCTGGTGGGGTTTGTCACGGAAGACAAAAACGACCCGCAGCAGCCCATTATTCTTCAGCACCGCACCTATACCTACTCAAAGGCCGGGGACGTGACATCCATTGCCGACGGCCTGCTGGGCATGACATACCACTACACCTACGACAAGCTGCACCGGCTCACATCAGAAACCGTTACCGGCAATGTGCCGTCCATCATCACGCAAGCCTCTGTGATGAACTTTGACGACTATGCCTCCGGCCCGGCAGCCCACGGGGTGGACACCCTCACCCTGGACAGCATGACCCAGACCGGCCAGGAATACGGCTATAATTACGACGCCACCGGCAACATGATATCGGCCCCGGACTTTACAGACCCGAACCAGCCCGCCACCCGGTCCATTGAATACAATGCCGACGGCATGCCGGTTTACGTGGGCCACTCCGCCCACGGCGCCACGGAAATCGCCTATGACGGCGACGGGGCACGGGCCATCAAGGCTTCAGGCATTCACGATATCTACTATGTCACCGGCTCCTTTCAGGTGGAGGAATCGAGCGGCGCAGCGGTGCGGACCACCAAGTACATCTTTGCGGGCAACGCCCGCATTGCCATGATCGCCACTGTGGGGGCCGCGGACACCACGCGCTATTTTCATACCGATCACCTGGGCAGCACCACCGTGCTGACCGACGAAACCGGCCAGGTCGCCTATGGTTTTGGCTACCTTCCCTATGGCCTGGACAGAGAGCCCGGCACAAACGACCCGACCCCCTATAAATTCACCGGCCAGGAACAGGATTCTGAAACCGGGCTTTACAACTACAACGCAAGGCTCTATGATCCGGCCATTGGTCTGTTTACGCGGGCGGATACCATTGTCCCCAATTTTGCCGATCCACAGACCCTGAACCGGTACACCTACTGCCGGAACAACCCGCTGGTGTATGTGGATCCCAGTGGGCATGTTTTTGGAATTGATGATGCAATTATTATCGCTGCTGTAGTAAAAGGAGCGGCTTATGGAGCGGCCATCAACGCGACAGTAGCAGCGGCCACTGGAGGAGATATAGGCCAGGCCGCACTAACCGGTGCGATACAAGGTGCGATTTTTGGTGGAATACATTGTATACCGGGAATGGGTGAAGGGGTTAATGCCTTCTCTGCCGCCAAACAGGCAACTGTTCATTTTATGGGTGGCATGGTAGGCGGTGGAATCAGTGCTGCCGTAACCGGCGGTGATGTGGGCCAGGGAGCAGTCATCGGCGGGCTGTCCGCCGGTGTCGGTAAATTCGCCGGCATGAAATACCTTGACGGGGAAAACTGGGGAGTCCAACTGGGCGGACGGTCCCTGCTGGGCGGCACGTTTGGCGGTGTTGCCGCTGAAATGAGCGGAGGAGACTTTGGAGACGGGTTTGTTCAAGGCGCAAGAATGGCGGCAATTGCAATGATTTGCAATGATATGAACCAGACTATGTTTGATAGCTTATCCAAATTGTGGTGGAATGATGGTAAGAACAATAATGACCCACGAATGAATCCATATGCGAGAAAAAAGCCATATGAAGGCACATATGAAGGCGGAATAGATGCCATTGGCGCCATTGGTGAGGCGATCAAGCCTGATATGGAAGGAATGGCGGCTCGAATACAGTGGCAGTTAAAAGTTTCAGGTTTAGAAGAAGCGATCAATGCTGGCCCTTTGCATCCGCTTCATTGGGAACAGACTGCGCTTTGGGGATTTTCGGGTATATGGCTTAGGCAAGATTACTATTTAAATGAGCCATGGGGGCATACCGTTTCAGGGTCGCACTAA